Proteins from one Candidatus Desulfovibrio trichonymphae genomic window:
- a CDS encoding pyridoxal phosphate-dependent aminotransferase, giving the protein MQISERLRNVKPSLTLALNAKAMELKAQGIAVVSLAVGQPDFPTPAHICDATKAAIDANFSKYTPVPGIPELREAVGGYFKQQYDVPVPRESVILSAGGKQALFNFVQGTINPGDEVLVPAPCWLSYPPNVELAGGVPVLVHPGVEHAFKVTPEMLEAHRTPKTRLLILNSPNNPTGAVYAKAELDALVDWAVSHGLSVLSDEIYDQLVCDPAKPTSVIDWFVKFPEQVAVLGGLSKTFAMTGWRVGYLVAHPDLIKKFSTLQGQSTANVCSIAQKAALAALTGPMDCVETMRAAFQRRRDEAMKVIKSWPFVVCPQPDGAFYLFIDVRRCYNATVQNSTDICAYLLDKARVTLVPGVAFGDDNCIRLSYAVADEVLAEALDRIGAALAELVRQ; this is encoded by the coding sequence ATGCAGATTTCCGAACGTCTTCGCAACGTCAAGCCTTCCCTGACTCTTGCTCTCAACGCCAAAGCTATGGAACTTAAGGCGCAGGGAATCGCGGTAGTAAGCCTTGCTGTAGGCCAGCCGGATTTTCCCACGCCCGCGCATATCTGTGACGCGACCAAGGCAGCCATTGACGCCAATTTTTCAAAATATACGCCCGTGCCCGGCATTCCGGAGCTGCGCGAGGCTGTCGGCGGCTATTTTAAACAACAGTACGATGTGCCCGTGCCGAGGGAATCCGTTATTCTCTCGGCCGGGGGCAAGCAGGCCCTGTTCAATTTTGTGCAGGGAACCATCAATCCGGGTGACGAGGTGCTTGTTCCCGCACCCTGTTGGCTCAGCTATCCGCCAAATGTGGAGCTTGCCGGCGGTGTTCCCGTGCTGGTGCACCCCGGCGTGGAGCATGCCTTCAAAGTCACGCCGGAGATGCTGGAAGCGCACAGAACCCCAAAAACGCGGCTGCTCATTCTCAATTCTCCAAACAACCCCACAGGCGCTGTCTACGCCAAGGCGGAACTCGACGCCCTTGTGGACTGGGCCGTCAGCCACGGCCTGTCTGTGCTGAGCGATGAAATCTACGATCAGCTCGTCTGTGATCCGGCGAAGCCGACCAGCGTCATTGATTGGTTTGTAAAATTTCCGGAGCAGGTAGCCGTGCTCGGCGGCCTTTCCAAAACCTTTGCCATGACGGGCTGGCGCGTGGGCTATCTTGTCGCGCATCCGGATCTCATCAAAAAATTTTCCACCCTTCAGGGGCAGAGCACGGCCAATGTCTGTTCCATTGCCCAAAAAGCCGCGCTAGCCGCGCTGACAGGTCCGATGGACTGCGTGGAAACCATGCGCGCCGCCTTTCAGCGGCGTCGGGACGAGGCCATGAAGGTCATCAAATCTTGGCCTTTTGTCGTCTGCCCGCAGCCGGACGGGGCGTTTTACCTGTTTATAGACGTCCGCCGGTGTTACAATGCAACGGTGCAAAACTCCACGGACATATGCGCGTACCTGCTTGACAAGGCCCGCGTCACGCTTGTGCCGGGGGTCGCCTTTGGCGATGACAACTGCATCCGTCTGTCTTACGCTGTGGCGGACGAAGTGCTTGCCGAGGCGCTTGACCGCATTGGTGCGGCACTGGCGGAACTTGTCCGTCAATAA
- a CDS encoding homoserine dehydrogenase: MKKSPASKPLVVGLAGFGTVGGGLARLVAENADLNRQRSGRDIVIKRVLVRNPRKARGVPLPEGAELTTDPAALSDDPQIDVLVELMGGIKHARALIDRALDQGKHIVTANKALLAEEGIALFKKAERKKRILRYEAAVAGAIPIVQVLKESLTGNRIVSLMGILNGTSNYILSEMTTNGLNFNVALKQAQECGYAEADLTLDIDGHDAAHKLILLIRLAYGVHYPYTALSVRGIRGLSAMDICLAREFGYRIKLIGQVRKIPDTGSTAVTRLEAGVFPALLHHHHLLAKVGGVYNAVRVEANASGSLFFHGRGAGGMPTAGAVLSDLLAVARGELANNTGFVRQELPGAVVVPHEEWRSCCYVRLTVEDMPGVLRDLAGCMAVEGISVAQMIQKSAEGRGVPLVCMTHETTTRAMHNALKRMADAGLLMEPAVCYRVL; encoded by the coding sequence ATGAAAAAAAGTCCTGCAAGCAAACCGCTTGTCGTCGGTTTGGCCGGTTTCGGCACAGTGGGCGGCGGTCTGGCGCGCCTTGTCGCCGAAAATGCGGATTTGAACCGCCAGCGTTCCGGCCGCGATATTGTTATAAAACGCGTGCTCGTGCGCAACCCGCGCAAAGCCCGTGGTGTGCCCCTGCCTGAAGGCGCGGAATTGACCACAGACCCGGCCGCGCTCTCTGACGACCCGCAGATTGACGTGCTTGTGGAGCTTATGGGCGGCATAAAGCACGCCCGCGCGCTTATTGACAGGGCGCTTGATCAGGGCAAGCATATTGTCACGGCCAACAAGGCGTTGCTGGCGGAAGAAGGTATTGCCCTGTTCAAAAAGGCTGAACGCAAAAAGCGCATACTGCGCTACGAGGCCGCCGTTGCCGGGGCCATACCCATTGTGCAGGTGCTGAAGGAAAGCCTGACCGGCAACCGCATTGTCTCGCTCATGGGCATTTTGAACGGCACAAGCAATTATATTCTTTCAGAAATGACCACAAACGGCCTCAATTTCAACGTGGCTCTTAAACAGGCGCAGGAGTGCGGCTACGCGGAGGCTGACCTTACGCTTGATATTGACGGTCATGACGCGGCGCATAAGCTCATTTTACTGATACGTCTCGCGTATGGCGTGCACTATCCGTATACGGCCCTTTCCGTGCGCGGCATACGGGGTCTTTCCGCCATGGATATATGCCTTGCGCGGGAATTCGGCTACAGGATTAAACTGATAGGTCAGGTCAGGAAAATTCCGGACACCGGGAGCACGGCCGTGACGCGTCTTGAGGCCGGCGTTTTTCCGGCGCTGCTGCACCATCACCATCTGCTCGCCAAGGTCGGCGGCGTCTACAATGCCGTCAGGGTAGAGGCGAACGCCTCGGGATCGTTGTTTTTTCATGGGCGCGGCGCGGGAGGCATGCCCACGGCCGGCGCCGTGCTCTCTGACCTGTTGGCCGTAGCGCGCGGAGAATTGGCCAATAATACGGGTTTTGTCCGGCAGGAGCTTCCCGGGGCTGTCGTTGTTCCTCACGAAGAGTGGCGGTCATGCTGTTATGTGCGGCTTACTGTGGAAGACATGCCCGGTGTGCTGCGCGACCTCGCCGGCTGCATGGCCGTGGAAGGCATAAGCGTGGCGCAGATGATACAAAAATCTGCAGAAGGCCGCGGCGTGCCCTTGGTGTGCATGACCCACGAAACCACGACGCGGGCCATGCATAACGCTTTAAAACGCATGGCCGACGCAGGTCTGCTTATGGAACCTGCCGTGTGCTATCGGGTGCTGTAG
- a CDS encoding aminotransferase class I/II-fold pyridoxal phosphate-dependent enzyme, with protein MEEFPRIQRLPPYVFAVVGDLKMQLRHQHIDIVDFSMGNPDIPTPAHIVDKLTEAAKKPVNHRYSLSKGIPNLRKAVCNRYVRLYDVHLDPESEAIVTMGSKEGLAHLSLAMLDPGDVVLSPDPTYPIHKYAPIITGADVRSVPIGPGRNFFENLTTATRQAWPKPKVLFLCYPHNPTTEVTDLDFFQKIVDFAKANNIWVIHDLAYADLVFDGYKAPSFLQAKGAKDVGVEFYTMSKSYSMPGWRVGFCLGNPRLIHALSRIKSYLDYGIFQPVQIAATVALNSPDDYVHEICDIYRERRDRLIEGLGRIGWEIPSPQATMFVWARIPEAFRKMGSVEFSKLLLQEAHVAVSPGLGFGSYGDEYLRFALIENEHRTRQAVSGIRRLLSGA; from the coding sequence ATGGAAGAATTTCCACGCATTCAACGCCTTCCCCCCTATGTTTTCGCTGTAGTCGGGGATCTCAAAATGCAGTTGCGCCATCAACATATTGATATCGTTGATTTCAGTATGGGCAACCCCGATATCCCCACCCCCGCGCATATTGTGGACAAACTGACGGAAGCGGCGAAAAAACCGGTCAACCACCGCTACTCGCTTTCCAAGGGCATACCCAATCTGCGCAAGGCCGTGTGCAACCGATACGTCCGCCTGTACGACGTGCATCTTGATCCGGAAAGCGAGGCCATTGTAACCATGGGTTCCAAAGAGGGACTTGCTCACCTTTCCCTTGCCATGCTTGATCCGGGCGATGTGGTACTGTCACCGGACCCCACCTATCCCATACACAAATACGCGCCCATTATTACCGGCGCGGACGTGCGAAGTGTGCCCATAGGCCCTGGGCGGAATTTTTTTGAAAACCTGACAACGGCGACACGTCAGGCATGGCCAAAGCCGAAAGTACTCTTTCTCTGTTACCCGCACAATCCCACGACAGAAGTGACGGATCTGGATTTTTTTCAAAAAATTGTTGATTTCGCAAAAGCAAACAACATCTGGGTCATTCATGATCTGGCCTACGCCGATCTTGTGTTTGACGGCTACAAGGCGCCGAGCTTTTTACAGGCCAAGGGGGCAAAGGACGTGGGGGTGGAATTTTACACCATGTCCAAAAGCTATTCCATGCCCGGCTGGCGTGTTGGTTTCTGCCTCGGCAATCCGCGGCTCATCCATGCCCTTTCCCGCATCAAGAGCTATCTGGATTACGGCATCTTTCAGCCGGTGCAGATTGCAGCCACTGTGGCGCTGAACAGCCCGGACGACTATGTGCATGAAATATGCGATATTTACCGTGAACGACGCGACAGACTTATTGAAGGTCTTGGACGTATAGGCTGGGAAATCCCTTCGCCCCAAGCCACCATGTTCGTCTGGGCGCGTATTCCTGAAGCGTTTCGCAAAATGGGTTCGGTGGAATTTTCAAAACTCCTCCTGCAGGAAGCGCATGTGGCCGTTTCTCCGGGCCTTGGTTTCGGTTCCTACGGCGATGAATATCTGCGCTTTGCGCTGATAGAAAACGAGCACCGCACCCGGCAGGCCGTGAGCGGCATACGCCGCCTGCTTTCCGGCGCGTAA
- a CDS encoding autotransporter outer membrane beta-barrel domain-containing protein, which produces MKRNYVKQFMVTLITITMFTAYPFFTRAEDLNGGGKLPSDLSTGLIDLARGETGGLKKLISDAVELAITSFGGTAFPSDAMIEPTTNLGGYHFKDYAGNNAVLYGNIGNLSEIVFNNNTVTFEVGDNLRGGGVLRAGENQQIGAIDNAIFSNNTVTKNGDGDFQGGGIIGAYRGTIGDISNSIFNDNIVTATEIMRGGGIVGVYGVQEASAIGALKNNIFSGNTVTIADTMAGGGIVGVHSSQEASASIGAVKNNIFSDNTVTIDAVIRGGGIVGVYTDNLQSADGTYIGDITDNIFSGNTIIASGVVGGGIVGADTYSTIGDIVNNVFDNNTVITTGSLWTGGIVGALNQSTIGDIIDCTFTNNVISAIDINGGIVGTLTSTIGDISGSIFADNTITARGNIRAGILYLEDSLTVTDSQFTDNIFTSLQTYDSGRVYGGAITLDTGTDIAASSGTLSLTIVATAGNTTIFRNNEINDIDGKRTNSISIRSTTPIIEPHSNADATLVISPFSGGDVYLYDPIYVEQDNGKTFGMEVTQDGYFYWGGDNKFIVDAPDAEKNIVNLRQYTNTSLMSGFNLDAPNHDFNMSRYANLHIYPGSSMTVHAADLRGMLAFYLRGIPVNNQDNPVLTVTADSISIDGMWPQLDFSGDVEPLQFGDKYYLLRGSTELAGNIKDSGIQTIQHGSLLEFTFQLRKDGDNDFVAELIESDGPGGGGTPVVPGAKSITEGASVGAALANQGADLAAGAGMGSAINSAKEDAWGAFAVVDASSMRYNTGSYIDTSSVNLMAGISRNINTEIGKLTAGAFFEYGGASYDIHGSGNTSYIGGGLLGHLKFNDVGPGHFYTEAAARIGGLNNDYESTRLKDVSGRKASFDTESTYYGIHAGVGYVWNITEEASLDVYGKYFWLHQDGNDATISTGEPVSFDPIDSHRLRGGARFAYAINEYISPYIGAAFEYEFDGKARASVWGYDLKAAKFEGETGIGEAGLVFKPSSKSPWLVDLGVQGYVGKREGVSGSLRVGLEF; this is translated from the coding sequence ATGAAAAGAAACTACGTAAAGCAGTTTATGGTTACTCTGATAACCATAACCATGTTTACAGCGTATCCGTTTTTTACCCGGGCGGAAGATCTTAATGGTGGTGGAAAGTTGCCTTCAGACTTGTCCACCGGCTTGATTGATCTAGCAAGAGGGGAAACGGGCGGTTTGAAAAAACTTATTTCTGATGCTGTAGAGCTTGCTATAACCAGTTTTGGTGGTACAGCTTTTCCGTCAGATGCGATGATTGAACCAACAACAAATCTTGGTGGATACCATTTCAAGGATTATGCTGGTAACAATGCTGTACTATATGGCAATATCGGCAATCTTAGTGAAATTGTGTTCAACAATAATACAGTAACCTTTGAGGTGGGCGACAATCTACGAGGCGGCGGCGTATTAAGAGCTGGTGAGAATCAACAGATAGGCGCCATCGACAATGCTATTTTCAGTAATAACACAGTAACAAAAAATGGAGACGGCGATTTCCAGGGTGGCGGCATTATCGGAGCCTATCGGGGAACTATAGGCGATATCAGCAACAGTATATTTAACGATAACATCGTAACAGCCACCGAAATAATGCGTGGTGGTGGGATAGTTGGTGTTTATGGTGTTCAGGAAGCTTCAGCCATTGGTGCCCTTAAGAACAATATATTCAGCGGCAACACGGTAACAATCGCCGACACTATGGCAGGTGGTGGGATAGTTGGTGTTCATAGTAGTCAGGAAGCTTCAGCCTCTATTGGTGCCGTTAAGAACAATATATTCAGCGACAATACGGTAACAATCGACGCAGTAATTCGTGGTGGTGGGATAGTTGGAGTTTACACTGATAACCTGCAAAGTGCCGATGGGACATATATAGGAGATATTACAGATAACATATTCAGCGGTAATACGATCATTGCTTCTGGAGTTGTTGGTGGTGGTATTGTTGGTGCTGATACATACAGCACAATAGGCGATATTGTCAATAATGTTTTCGATAACAATACTGTAATTACCACGGGCTCACTTTGGACAGGTGGTATTGTTGGTGCTTTAAATCAGAGTACTATTGGCGATATTATTGATTGTACGTTCACCAACAATGTTATTTCTGCTATAGATATTAATGGCGGTATTGTTGGTACTTTAACAAGTACAATAGGCGATATCAGTGGCAGTATATTTGCTGATAATACAATTACAGCAAGAGGTAATATACGTGCCGGAATACTGTATCTTGAAGATAGTTTGACAGTCACTGATAGTCAGTTTACAGATAATATATTTACTTCTTTGCAGACGTATGATTCGGGTCGTGTATACGGTGGTGCCATTACACTGGATACCGGCACCGACATCGCCGCTTCTTCTGGGACTTTGTCCTTAACTATAGTTGCAACTGCCGGCAACACAACGATTTTCCGGAACAACGAGATTAATGATATTGATGGAAAACGGACCAATTCCATCTCTATCCGATCGACGACACCGATAATCGAACCCCATAGCAATGCTGACGCGACTCTTGTCATTTCCCCATTCTCGGGTGGTGATGTATATTTGTATGACCCCATCTATGTGGAACAGGACAACGGTAAAACATTCGGAATGGAAGTTACTCAGGATGGATACTTTTACTGGGGCGGCGATAACAAGTTTATTGTAGACGCGCCCGATGCTGAAAAAAATATTGTCAATTTGCGTCAGTATACTAATACATCGTTAATGAGCGGTTTCAATTTGGATGCGCCCAATCACGATTTTAATATGAGTCGTTATGCAAATCTGCATATATATCCTGGAAGCAGCATGACTGTGCATGCGGCCGATTTAAGAGGAATGTTAGCATTTTATCTGCGAGGTATTCCAGTCAATAATCAAGATAATCCAGTGTTAACTGTTACAGCGGACAGCATCAGTATTGATGGAATGTGGCCACAACTAGATTTCTCTGGCGATGTTGAACCATTGCAGTTTGGCGACAAATACTATCTGCTTCGCGGAAGTACAGAATTGGCAGGTAATATTAAAGACAGCGGAATTCAAACAATACAACACGGTTCTCTTCTTGAATTCACTTTTCAGTTGAGGAAAGACGGCGACAACGACTTCGTTGCTGAACTTATTGAATCTGACGGCCCAGGCGGCGGTGGTACTCCTGTTGTACCCGGTGCCAAATCGATAACCGAAGGAGCCTCTGTTGGGGCAGCTCTTGCCAATCAGGGTGCGGACCTTGCGGCAGGCGCAGGTATGGGAAGCGCAATCAATTCTGCGAAAGAAGATGCCTGGGGTGCTTTCGCTGTTGTTGATGCAAGCAGCATGCGTTATAACACCGGTTCATATATTGACACAAGCAGTGTAAATTTGATGGCCGGTATTTCACGTAATATAAATACGGAAATCGGTAAACTGACTGCCGGTGCCTTTTTTGAATATGGTGGAGCTTCATACGATATTCATGGAAGCGGCAACACTTCCTATATTGGTGGCGGTTTGCTGGGTCACTTAAAGTTCAATGATGTCGGCCCGGGTCACTTCTATACAGAAGCCGCGGCCCGCATCGGTGGACTCAATAATGATTATGAATCCACCAGACTGAAGGATGTTTCCGGACGCAAGGCCTCGTTTGATACGGAATCGACGTATTACGGTATTCACGCCGGTGTGGGCTATGTGTGGAACATCACCGAGGAAGCCTCTCTTGATGTGTACGGCAAATACTTCTGGTTGCACCAGGACGGCAATGACGCAACAATTTCCACAGGCGAACCGGTAAGTTTTGATCCGATTGATTCTCATCGTCTGCGTGGCGGAGCTCGATTTGCCTATGCAATCAACGAGTATATCAGCCCTTATATCGGTGCGGCCTTCGAATATGAATTTGACGGCAAGGCAAGAGCGTCTGTATGGGGCTATGATCTCAAGGCTGCGAAGTTCGAAGGAGAGACGGGCATTGGTGAAGCGGGTTTGGTTTTTAAACCTTCCAGCAAATCTCCGTGGCTCGTTGATCTCGGCGTGCAGGGCTATGTCGGCAAACGCGAAGGCGTGAGCGGTTCCCTCCGCGTGGGACTGGAATTCTAG
- a CDS encoding HyaD/HybD family hydrogenase maturation endopeptidase: MDANKKILILGVGNILLTDEGFGVRAVEYLQANYTWPVRIRLLDGGTQGLMLMPEIQDCDLLVVLDVVLAGEAPGTVYLLKGEDLRKSLSFRDSMHQTDLLDTLITCELAGHKPDALVIGMEPFDCRTMGVELTPQAQARLPEFCRKTMDELARRGISPATEPA; this comes from the coding sequence ATGGATGCCAACAAAAAAATTCTGATTCTGGGCGTCGGCAATATTTTATTGACAGATGAAGGCTTTGGCGTGCGGGCTGTTGAGTATCTGCAGGCCAACTACACCTGGCCGGTACGCATACGCCTGCTGGACGGCGGCACGCAGGGGCTGATGCTCATGCCTGAAATTCAGGACTGCGACTTGCTCGTCGTGCTGGATGTAGTGCTGGCTGGAGAAGCCCCCGGCACGGTGTATCTGCTGAAAGGCGAAGACCTGCGGAAAAGTCTGAGTTTTCGTGATTCCATGCACCAGACAGACCTGCTGGACACGCTCATCACCTGTGAACTCGCCGGACATAAGCCGGACGCGCTTGTCATCGGTATGGAGCCCTTTGACTGCAGAACAATGGGCGTGGAACTGACCCCGCAAGCCCAAGCCCGCCTGCCGGAATTCTGCCGCAAGACGATGGATGAACTGGCCCGCCGCGGCATCAGCCCCGCGACGGAACCGGCCTGA
- a CDS encoding UDP-glucose dehydrogenase family protein, with the protein MKLCIIGTGYVGLVSAACFAEMGNTVTCIDVNPAVVEKLNIGTVHIFEPGLEDMVRRSHADGRLFFTTRLAEGIAGSDCVFICVGTPSLPDGSCDLSYVQQAAHDIGREMQNELIVVDKSTVPVGTADMVREIIENGLAARKRTDIVTVVSNPEFLKEGAAIADFMKPDRVVLGTNSQKAAALLRELYAPFARTRDKILIMSPRSAEMTKYAANCMLATKISFINEIAMICEHVGADVRDVRTGIGSDTRIGYQFIYPGLGYGGSCFPKDVKALIHTAGNAGVVPLLLNAVEAVNARQKQHMAVRIQEYFAPQGGVKGKTLALWGLAFKANTDDMREAASVSIVGLLTAAGMRVRAFDPVASGNAQRIFKENSLVEILDDQYSACDGAQGLLVATEWNQFRNPDFERVKSLLTAPLLFDGRNLYAAASMAERGFAYFCIGCSAEL; encoded by the coding sequence ATGAAATTGTGTATTATCGGCACGGGGTATGTTGGTCTTGTGAGTGCCGCATGTTTTGCTGAAATGGGCAATACCGTGACCTGTATCGACGTTAATCCCGCGGTTGTGGAAAAGCTCAATATCGGCACAGTTCATATTTTTGAGCCTGGTCTCGAAGACATGGTGCGGCGCAGTCATGCAGACGGCCGTCTGTTCTTCACTACCCGACTCGCAGAGGGCATTGCCGGTTCGGACTGCGTTTTTATTTGCGTGGGCACGCCTTCTCTGCCTGACGGTTCGTGTGATCTGAGTTATGTGCAACAGGCTGCCCATGACATCGGTCGCGAGATGCAAAATGAGCTTATTGTGGTGGACAAGTCCACTGTGCCGGTAGGCACGGCCGACATGGTGCGTGAAATCATAGAAAATGGCCTTGCGGCGCGAAAGAGAACTGATATCGTCACGGTGGTTTCCAATCCGGAATTTCTTAAAGAGGGCGCTGCAATAGCGGACTTTATGAAGCCGGATCGCGTAGTGCTCGGCACGAATTCTCAGAAGGCTGCTGCTTTGTTGCGTGAACTGTATGCGCCTTTTGCCCGCACAAGGGACAAAATTTTGATCATGAGCCCGCGCAGCGCAGAGATGACAAAATATGCCGCCAACTGCATGCTGGCGACAAAAATTTCTTTTATCAATGAAATAGCAATGATATGTGAACATGTCGGCGCGGATGTGCGTGATGTGCGCACCGGCATCGGCTCGGACACACGCATTGGGTATCAGTTCATTTATCCAGGCCTTGGCTATGGCGGATCCTGCTTTCCAAAGGATGTCAAGGCATTGATTCATACTGCCGGCAATGCCGGCGTAGTGCCTCTGCTGCTCAATGCGGTTGAGGCGGTCAACGCCCGTCAGAAACAGCATATGGCGGTGCGCATTCAGGAATACTTTGCTCCGCAGGGCGGCGTGAAAGGCAAAACCTTGGCGCTTTGGGGTCTAGCTTTCAAAGCCAATACCGACGATATGCGTGAAGCCGCGTCAGTGAGCATTGTCGGGCTGTTGACTGCAGCGGGCATGCGGGTGCGCGCTTTTGATCCTGTGGCGAGCGGAAATGCGCAACGCATATTTAAAGAGAACAGTCTTGTTGAAATATTGGATGATCAATATTCTGCCTGCGACGGTGCCCAAGGCCTACTTGTGGCAACTGAATGGAATCAGTTCCGTAATCCGGACTTCGAGCGCGTCAAATCCCTGTTGACAGCCCCCCTGCTTTTTGACGGACGTAATCTCTATGCGGCTGCATCCATGGCGGAACGTGGTTTTGCCTATTTTTGCATCGGGTGTTCGGCGGAACTTTAA
- the serS gene encoding serine--tRNA ligase, with protein sequence MIDLKLVQKQPEVLAKALADRHSAIHVSEFLALDARRRSLLAEVEALKNRRNTTSAELAVLKRAGQDISAMQTELGGLSDRIKALDVETARAKADVEAWLLRVPNIPAISVPAGCDESENVELRRWARPRDFDFPVREHGDLGARLGGFDFERAGRITGSRFVFFFAWAARLERALVNFFLDQHARCGYIEICPPLMVNRASMTGTGQLPKFEEDLFALRDRDYYLIPTAEVPLTNLHSGESLDEADLPCAYCAATPCFRSEAGAAGKDTRGIIRMHQFAKVEMVRFAHPDDSFNQLEIMLGHACALLELLELPYRVVTLCTGDMGFSAAKTYDVEVWLPAQSVYREISSCSNCTDFQARRADIRFKPKGGKAAFVHTLNGSGLPAGRAMAAILENGQQRDGSVRLPEILVPYMGGVECIEPL encoded by the coding sequence ATGATTGATCTCAAGCTTGTGCAAAAACAGCCGGAAGTGCTGGCAAAAGCTCTGGCTGACCGGCATTCTGCCATTCATGTAAGTGAATTTCTTGCGCTGGACGCCCGTCGCCGTTCTCTGCTCGCCGAGGTAGAGGCTTTGAAAAACAGGCGCAATACCACATCTGCCGAGCTTGCCGTCCTCAAGCGCGCAGGGCAGGATATTTCGGCCATGCAGACGGAGCTTGGCGGGCTTTCTGACCGCATCAAGGCGCTGGATGTTGAAACTGCGCGGGCCAAAGCCGATGTTGAGGCCTGGCTTTTGCGCGTGCCCAATATTCCGGCTATCTCCGTGCCGGCCGGTTGTGACGAATCGGAAAATGTGGAACTGCGCCGATGGGCGCGCCCGCGTGATTTTGATTTCCCGGTCAGGGAACACGGTGATCTGGGCGCGCGCCTTGGCGGTTTTGATTTTGAGCGGGCAGGGCGGATCACCGGCAGCCGTTTTGTATTTTTTTTCGCTTGGGCAGCGCGTCTTGAGCGGGCGCTCGTTAATTTTTTTCTGGATCAGCACGCGCGCTGCGGTTATATTGAGATATGCCCTCCCCTTATGGTTAATCGTGCTTCCATGACAGGCACAGGCCAGTTGCCCAAATTTGAGGAAGACCTTTTTGCGTTGCGCGACAGGGATTATTATCTAATTCCCACCGCAGAAGTGCCGCTGACAAATTTGCACTCCGGCGAAAGCCTTGACGAGGCGGACCTGCCGTGCGCCTACTGCGCGGCCACGCCTTGTTTTCGTTCCGAAGCAGGCGCGGCGGGCAAGGACACGAGAGGCATTATACGGATGCACCAGTTCGCCAAGGTTGAGATGGTGCGCTTTGCCCACCCTGACGACAGCTTCAATCAACTTGAAATCATGCTCGGCCACGCATGCGCGCTGCTGGAACTTCTGGAACTGCCCTACAGGGTTGTCACGCTCTGCACCGGAGATATGGGCTTCAGCGCCGCAAAAACGTATGATGTGGAAGTATGGCTGCCCGCGCAGAGCGTGTACCGTGAAATATCCTCCTGTTCCAACTGCACGGATTTTCAGGCCAGACGGGCTGACATACGTTTCAAGCCCAAAGGCGGCAAAGCCGCTTTTGTCCATACGCTTAACGGTTCCGGCCTGCCCGCTGGACGCGCCATGGCCGCTATTCTGGAAAACGGCCAGCAAAGAGACGGCAGCGTGCGTCTGCCCGAAATTCTCGTTCCCTATATGGGCGGCGTGGAATGCATTGAACCGCTGTAA